The region CTCCAAGTTCGGCGCCATCGGCCTGCTTCAGAGCGCCGCTTTGGAAATGGCTGAAAAAGGAGTGCGGGTCAACGCGGTCTGCCCGGGCAATTTGCTTGATTCGCCCCTGTGGACCGGCAGCCTTTTCAGGCAATACGCCGTCAATCAGGGCATCAGCGAGCAGGAAGTCCGGCAGAAATACATTGACCAGGTTCCCATGCGGCGGCCCTGCGTGTACGACGATGTCTGCAATGTGGTTGTTTTCCTGGCCTCGGATCAGTCGTCATACATGACCGGCCAGGCCGTCAATGTTACCGGCGGACAGGAAATGCGTTAGCATGAACCCCAAACGTTGTTTCGCGGTTGATCTCGGCGCCTCCGGCGGCAAATGCTTCGCCGCCGAGTTCAGGAAAAAATCCTTCGTCATGAAGGAGATTCATCGTTTTTCCTACGAGCCCGTTTCATTCTTTATTCCCGGGAAATCAGGCGCTCCCGAAGAACGCATGTATTGGGATGATACTTTTATCCACGCCAATATCATTGAAGGATTGCGCGTTTACCGGCGGGAATTTGCTTCTGCGCTGGATTCAATCGGCATTGACGCATGGGGGGCCGACGGCGTTTTTATAACCCCGAAAGGCGATCTGCTCGGCAAAATGTACGCTTACCGCGACCACCGGCTGGACACGATGATCACGCGGCTCAAGCGGCGCATTTCCGCCGATGATATTTATAAAATCACCGGCATTCATTTTCAGCCGTTCAATGTCAGTAACCAGATTCTCTGGTTTGCGCAAAACCGCGCCGATTTGCTGGCATCCGCCTGCCGGTTTGTCCCCGCTCCCTCGCTTTTTTATTATTTTCTGTGCGGCCGGGTGCAAGTTGATTCAACATGGGCCAGCATAACCCAGCTCATGGATGCCGGAAAGAAAAAGTGGAGCGGGACAATTCTGGCCAGGCTTGGGATTCCGCGCGAAGTGATGCCGGAGATTGTCAAGCCGGGCGCAACAATCGGGAAATTGCATGCTTCCATCGCCCGGGCGGCGGGGCTTAAATCCGCGAAAATGATCGCGGTCGGCTCGCACGATACCGCCAGCGCGTTCGCCGCCGCGCCGGTTGACAATCCGGGCGAAGCGCTCATTATCAGTTCCGGAACCTGGTCGCTGGTCGGAAAACTTGTTCCGGAACCGATTACAACCCCGGAAGCTTACTCCGCTAACTTGAGCAATGAAGGCGGCATAGGCAACGTCCGTCTTCTGAAAAACTGCATGGGCGGCTGGCTGGTGCATGAATTGCGCCGCGGCTGGCGCGACCGGGAAGGACAGGAAATGGCGTGGACGGAAATTTACCGGCAGGCCGGGGATGCGAAGCCATTTTCCGCGTTTATTGATCCGGATGACAAATCCTTTTACAACCCGCCCGATATGGAAAAAGCGATCAGTGATTATTGCCGGCGCACACGTCAAACAATGCCGGCAACGCGCGGCGGAATTCTGCGCCTGGTGTATGAAAGCCTGGCGTTCAAATACCGGAGCATCAGCGACGACATTTCCCGGATTGCCGGCCAGTCCACGAAAATCGTGCATATTGTCGGCGGCGGCAGCCGCAATGAACTTTTGAATCAGTTCACGGCCAACGCCGTCGGCGCGCCGGTGAGCGCGGGGCCGGTGGAAGCGACGGCGGTCGGGAATCTGATGGTTCAGGCGCTCGGGCTGGCGGTGATTAAGTCATTGCATGATGCTTTGCCGATTATCAAGAAGGCGTTTCCAATCAAGATTTATCATCCGCGGGATACGGGGGCGTGGGAACAAGCCTTTCGGCAGTTTCAGCGTTTTATCAGGTCGTGACTATTGACTTTGTCTTTATCCATAAAATCTCCCGTATTGCAAAAGGACAAAGTCAGTTTGTCCTTTTCGGTTCCGCCGCGCAGGCGTAAAAAGACAAAATCTCGCTTCTCTTCAACCTGATGCATTCGGGCAGGATGTTCACAAGGAAACAATCAGACAGATCCAGTTATCCGAACCTGACTTCACAAGAGCAAAGATACAGACTTGGATGGAATTAGGAAAACTCTATGCACCGCACCGGTCCATTTTTGATCAACTTTGTACGGAAGATAGACTGACAGCCAACAAAGCGTCGGAGGCTATCGGCGCGCCTCATCCTCAACGCTGACGTTGGAAGCATGAGATAAAGATGACATTTGGTCCGGGGTATGATATATTTTTCGCATGTAAGACACGGTTCATTTCAGAAACATGCTGAACGAACGCGGGATCAGGCTTGAATGGGCTGATCGAACCGTGCATGAGCCGGACCAAGTTGAAAATCATGATGACGGTACTCGGCATTTTACGAAACGGATACCGGAGTTTGAAAACCGATGGCTCAGAGTTATCGTAAATACAACAACGATGCCGGAAAAACGTATCACGGCATTCTTTGATCGTCGGTTGAGGAGGGAACATGAGAATTAAAATTGACAAGGATAGTGATGCGCTTTATTTCCGGCTTGATGAGAGCCGGATAGTGGAATCTGAAGAAATTCAGCCAGGCGTAATACTGGACTATGACAAAGATAACAGGGTCATAGGTG is a window of Kiritimatiellia bacterium DNA encoding:
- a CDS encoding rhamnulokinase, with the protein product MNPKRCFAVDLGASGGKCFAAEFRKKSFVMKEIHRFSYEPVSFFIPGKSGAPEERMYWDDTFIHANIIEGLRVYRREFASALDSIGIDAWGADGVFITPKGDLLGKMYAYRDHRLDTMITRLKRRISADDIYKITGIHFQPFNVSNQILWFAQNRADLLASACRFVPAPSLFYYFLCGRVQVDSTWASITQLMDAGKKKWSGTILARLGIPREVMPEIVKPGATIGKLHASIARAAGLKSAKMIAVGSHDTASAFAAAPVDNPGEALIISSGTWSLVGKLVPEPITTPEAYSANLSNEGGIGNVRLLKNCMGGWLVHELRRGWRDREGQEMAWTEIYRQAGDAKPFSAFIDPDDKSFYNPPDMEKAISDYCRRTRQTMPATRGGILRLVYESLAFKYRSISDDISRIAGQSTKIVHIVGGGSRNELLNQFTANAVGAPVSAGPVEATAVGNLMVQALGLAVIKSLHDALPIIKKAFPIKIYHPRDTGAWEQAFRQFQRFIRS
- a CDS encoding DUF2283 domain-containing protein; the protein is MRIKIDKDSDALYFRLDESRIVESEEIQPGVILDYDKDNRVIGVEFLGISHRATREELSSLQFQTA